Within the Comamonadaceae bacterium OTU4NAUVB1 genome, the region GGATCGAGCGCTACATGGCCGAGTCCCGCCCGGCGATCCTCGGCGCGCGCCAGACCTCCGATTTGTTCGTCACCTCGCGCGGCGCCGGCATGACGCGCGTGATGTTCTGGATGATCGTCAAGAAGTACGCGACCGTGGCCGGCATCCACTCGCACCTGTCGCCGCACACGCTGCGCCACGCCTTCGCGACCCACCTCCTCAACCACGGCGTCGACCTGCGCGCCGTGCAGCTGCTGCTGGGACACGCGGACATCTCGACCACCACGATCTACACGCACGTGGCGCGCGAGCGGCTCAAGCAGATCCACGGGCAGCACCATCCCAGGGGTTAGCACGCGGGAGACCGGGTGCCGGCATCCCGATAATCGCGGCTCCGAACCAACCGTCCGAGCCATGAAACCAAGCAGATTCTGGAGCGCGCTGGCGCTGGTCGCGGCGACCGGCCTGGCCGCCGCGCAGGGCTATCCTTCGAAGCCCATCCGCATGATCGTGGGCTTTCCGCCGGGGGGCGGCATCGACTTCGCGGCGCGCACCGTCCAGGTGCCGATGCAGGAGGCGCTCAAGGGCACGATCGTCATCGACTACCGGCCCGGCGCGAGCGGGATGATCGCGGCGACCGAACTCGCGCGCCAGCCGGCCGACGGCTACACGCTGCTGCTGGCCAACACCGGGCCCTTCGCCATCGCGCCCTACCTGCAGTCCAAGCCGCCCTACGATCCGATCAGGCAGTTCACCTACGTCGGCCAGATCAGCCAGGGCAGCTACATCGCCGTGACGCGGCCCGACCATCCCGCCCGGGATCTCAAGGAGTTCGTCGCCTGGGCCCGGAACCAGCCCGGCAAGGTCAACTTCGCCTCCGGGGGCAACGGGACCTCGACGCACCTCAACGGCGAGCTGATGAACCAGGTGACGGGGCTCGACATGACGCACGTGCCCTACAAGGGCAGCGCGCCGGCCGTGCAGGACCTGATCGGCGGCCAGACGCAGATCCTGATCGACGCGGGCAGCGTGCTGCTGCCGCAGCTCAAGGGCGGCAAGCTCAAGGCGCTGGCCGTGACCGGGCCGAAGCGCGATCCCGAACTGCCCGGCGTCCCGACCGTGGCGGAACTCGGTCTGGCGGGCATGGAATCCGTCGGCTTCCAGGGCATCGTCGGCCCGGCGGGCATGCCCCGGGACGTGGTCGATCGCATCGCGGGCGAACTGGCGAAGGCGCTGGCGCAGCCCGACATCAAGGCGCGTTTCGCCGCGGCGGGCGCGGAGGTGCATCCCTCGGGTCCGGCCGAGTTCGCCGCCTTCGTGAAGGCCGACAGCGAGAAATGGTCCCGGTTGATCCGGGAGCGGAAACTGCAGCTGGACTGAGGTCGGTGCCCGGACGTGTCGGCCTTGCCGGTCCCGGCGGCGGCTTCAGCGCGAGGGCGACGGATCTTCCAGCGCCAGCTCGCGCAATTCCTCGGCGGTGAAGCCCGCGCGTGCCCGCGCCTCGAGGTTGAAGGGCGCCCGCAACCTGGGCGCCTCGTGCCGGCGGTAGAGCACCCGGTAGTGCGCGACCGGGTCGATGCCGTCGCGCTCGCACAGCCAGCGATACCAGCGGTTGCCGATGGCCACGTGGCCGACCTCGTCGCGCAGGATGACGTCCAGGATGGCGACGGCGGCCAGCGCGTCCGGTGCGTTCGCGCGCCGCAGCTTGGCCTGGATCAGCGGCGTGGCGTCGAGCCCGCGCGCCTCCAGCGTGCGCGGCACCAGCGCCATGCGGGCGGTCGCGTCGTCCCGGGTCTTCTCGCACATCGCCCACAGGCCGTCGTGGCCGGGGAAGTCGCCGTAGTCGTGGCCCAGGGTGCGCAGGTGGTCGCGCAGCAGCGTGAAGTGCAGCGCTTCCTCGTCGGCCACGCGCAGCCAGTCGCGGTAGTAGGCCTCGGGCAGGCCGTCGTAGCGCCACGCCGCGTCCAGGGCCAGGTTGACGGCGTTGAATTCGATGTGGCAGATGGCGTGGACCAGGACGGCGCGGCCGGCGGCGGTGAAGGGCGAGCGCTGCGCGACGGCGGTGGCCGGCACGCGCAGCGGGCGCTCGGGGCGGCCGGGCACGCCGAGGTCGTCGCCCGGCACGCGCACCGGCGTCGCGAGGGTGGAAGCGGCGTCCGGACCGGCGCGGCCGACGGGATCGCCCAGGACCCGCGCGGCCAGTTCGCGCGTGGCGGCCATCTTGGCGTCGGGATCGGTCAGGCGCAGGGCGGCGAGGGCGCCGAGACGGGGGTGCATCCCTACAATTCTAGTTTTGACGATCGGAGACAACGATGGCTCTCTATGAACTCGACGGCGTCGCCCCGCGGCTCGCCGATGGCGCCTGGGTCGCCGACAGCGCGCAGGTGATCGGCCGTGTCGTGCTCGGCGAGAACGCCAGCGTCTGGTTCGGCGCCGTGCTGCGCGGCGACAACGAGGCCCTGACCATCGGCCGCGACACCAACGTGCAGGACGGCTCGGTGCTGCATTCGGACATGGGCAGCCCGCTGACCCTGGGCGAGGGCGTGACGGTCGGCCACCAGGTCATGCTGCACGGCTGCACCGTGGGCGACAACTCGCTCATCGGCATCCAGGCGGTGATCTTGAACAAGGCGCGCATCGGCCGCAACTCGATCGTGGGCGCCGGCGCGGTGGTGACCGAAGGCAAGGAATTCCCCGACAACTCGCTGATCATCGGCGCGCCGGCCAAGTTGGTGCGCGTGCTCGACGAGGAGGCCGCCGTCAAGCTGCGCGAGAGCGCCCGTCACTACGTGGAGAACGCCCACCGCTACGCCCAGGGGTTGCGCAAGATCTCCGACTGAGAAAGAACGACGTGAGCGAACTTCACAAATTCCTGTTCGACGGCCTGCCGGTGCGCGGCATGATCGTCCGCCTGACCGATGCCTGGCAGGAGATCCTGGCGCGCCGCGCCTCCAACACCACCACCGGCGCCTACCCGCCGCCGGTGGCGGAACTGCTCGGCGAGATGACCGCGGCGGCCACGCTGATGCAGGCCAACATCAAGTTCAACGGCTCGCTGATCCTGCAGGTCTTCGGCGACGGGCCGGTGAAGGTGGTGGTGGCCGAGGTCAAGCCCGACATGAGCCTGCGCGCCACGGCCACCGTGGTCGGCGAGCTGCCGGCCGACGCCCGCCTGCCGGACATGGTCAACGTCCACAACAAGGGACGCTGCGCCATCACGCTGGAGCCCAGGAGCCGCCTGCCCGGCCAGCAGCCCTACCAGGGCGTGGTGCCGCTGTTCGGCGACCAGGGCGAGAAGCTCGACCGCCTGAGCGACGTGCTGCAGCACTACATGCTGCAGAGCGAGCAGCTCGACACCACGCTGGTGCTGGCGGCCGACGACAAGGTGGCGGCCGGCCTGCTGATCCAGCGCCTGCCGGTCAAGGGCGAGGGCAACCTCGAGGGCACGTCGGAGCGCGACACCAACCCCGCGAACGAGGACGAGATCGGCCGCAACGAGGACTACAACCGCATCTCGATCCTGGCGTCGAGCCTGACGCGCGACGAATTGCTCACGCTCGACGTCGAGACCATCCTGCGCCGGCTCTTCTGGGAGGAGAAGCTGCTGCGTTTCGAACCGCAGACCGGCGCCGAAGGGCCGCGCTTCGTCTGCACCTGCGGGCGCGAGCGGGTCGCCAACATGATCCGCGGCCTGGGCGTGGAGGAGGCCGAGGACATCCTGGCCGAGCGCGGCGACATCGAGGTCGGCTGCGATTTCTGCGGTCGCCAGTACCGCTTCGACGCCGTGGACACGGCGCAGATCTTCACCGCGCCGGGCGACCAGCTCCCGCCGCCCAGGACGGTGCAGTAGCCGCCCGCCGGATGGGCGGACGCCCGTCCGGTCAGGCCCGCCGGCCCAGCAGGTCGGTGAACATCCGGTGCTCGCAGACCGGGTCGGAGCACTTGTCGCACGACCAGCGCACCCGGCCGGATGCGCCCGCGGCCGGTGAGCCCGGTGGGGACGGGTCGGCCTGCGCCGCCAGGTTCAGGGCGTTCCAGGCGTTGGTCAGGCGTTGTGCGCCGCTGCCGTGCACGACCGAGTACGCCACGCCGGCGCGCCCGAGGGCGGCGCGCACCATCGCATCGACCGGCTCGCGCACGTGCGGGCCGTCGCGCTGCAGGCCGTCGGCCACCCAGGGCAGGTCGAGGGCCGTGAGCAAGGTCATCGCGCAGGCGCGCTGCGCCAAGAAGGCGTCGGCGTAGAGCGAGTCGTCGCGGAACAGCATGTCGCTGTAGACGGCGGTCATCAGGGCGGTGGTGTCGGCCACGACGACCCCGTGCGCGGCGGCCTGCGCGATGCGGCGCGTCTGTTCGGCGGCGATGGCGGCCTGCTCGTGCGGGCGCGGCACGCGGGCCTCGCGGTCGCACCATTCGCGCAGGTATTCCCCGACGAAGGTGGTGGCGACCCCCCGCCGCGCGAGCCGCCCGGCGATCGCCTCCGCCAGCCAGGTCTTGCCGGTGCTCTCCGCGCCCAGGACGGCGATGACGCAGCCGCGCGCGAGCGTCGGCGTCATGCGGCGGCGATCGGCGCGCGCGCCGGCAACCGCCGGCGCCAGGCCAGGAAGCCGGCGATGCTCAACGCGATGAACACGCCGTAAAGGCCGACGGTCAGCCACAGGCCCTTGTGGATGAACAGGCCGACGCTCACCACGTTGACGGCGATCCACACCAGCCAGTTCTCGATGAACTTGCGCCCGAGCAGGAACTGTCCGACCAGGCTCAGGCCGGTGGCGAAACCGTCCCACCAGGGCACGTCGGTGTCGGTGAAACGGTGGAGGAAGAGGGAGACGGCCGGCCAGACCAGCGCGCAGGCCGCGAGGGTCCAGGCGATGCCGCGCGGCGACAGGCGCATCACGCGCAACGCGCCGCCATCGCCACGGCGTCCGCGCAGCCATTGCAGCCAGCCCCAGAAGGCGACGAGGGCGAAGAAGATCTGCAGCGACGCATCACCGTAGATGCGCGCCTGCGAGAAGACGAAGAAATAGAGCAGCGAGCTGGCGATGGCCAGCGGCCAGCCCCAGTGGATCTCGCGCATGTTGCAGCCCACCATCACCAGCGCCAGCAGGGCAGCCGCCAGTTCGAGCCAGCTGGCCGGCGCGCCCCACAGCACGAAGGCGGGGGCCGAGAGGAAGTCCGACATCGGATGGGCTTCAGCGCGTGATCTGGACGAAGACCTCGTCGGGCCTGACCATGCCCAGTTCCTGGCGCGCGCGCTCCTCGACCATTTCCATGCCGACCTTCAGGTCGTTGACCTCGGAGGACAGCCGGTCGTTGGCCAGGGCTGCGCGCGCGTTGGATTCCTTCTGGGCGCGCAGCTTCGCCTCGAGCTGCGCGACGTCGCGCACGCTGCCGCGACCCATCCAGAGCTGCGACTGGAGCACCAGCAGCAGCACGACGAGAACGATCGGAACGACGCGCGAACGCACGGTGCCGGGCGGTCCGTGGGTCCGCGCTTCAGCGCAGGTTGTAGAACGCGGCGCGGCCCGGGTAGCTCGCGACGTCGCCCAGGTCCTCTTCGATGCGCAGCAGCTGGTTGTACTTGGCGATGCGGTCCGAGCGCGACAGCGAGCCGGTCTTGATCTGGCCCGCGTTGGTGCCCACGGCGATGTCGGCGATGGTCGAGTCCTCGGTCTCGCCCGAGCGGTGCGAGATGACGGCGGTGTAGCCGGCGCGCTTGGCCATCTCGATGGCGGCGAAGGTCTCGGTCAGGGTGCCGATCTGGTTGATCTTGATCAGGATCGAGTTGGCGATGCGCTTCTCGATGCCTTCCTGCAGGATCTTGGTGTTGGTGACGAACAGGTCGTCGCCCACCAGCTGCACGCGCTGGCCCAGGCGCTCGGTCAGGTGCTTCCAGCCGTCCCAGTCGCCTTCGTGCATGCCGTCCTCGATGCTGATGATCGGGTACTTGTCGACCCAGGTCGCCAGCATGTCGGTCCAGCTCTCGGCCGACAGCGTCAGGTTCTCGCCGGACAGGACGTACTTGCCGTCCTTGTAGAACTCGCTCGCCGCGCAGTCCAGGCCCAGGGCGATCTGCTCGCCGGCCACGAAACCGGCCTTGTCGATGGCTTCCAGGATCAGCTGGATGGCTTCCTCGTGGCTCGCGACGCTGGGGGCGAAGCCGCCCTCGTCGCCCACCGCCGTGCTGATGCCGCGGTCGCCCAGGATCTTCTTGAGCGCATGGAAGGTTTCGGCGCCGTAGCGGACCGCCTCGCGGAAGCTCTTGGCGCCCACGGGGATGATCATGAATTCCTGGAGGTCCAGGCTGTTGTTGGCGTGCGCGCCGCCGTTGATGACGTTCATCATCGGCACCGGCAGCTGCATGCCGCCCATGCCGCCGAAATAGCGGTAGAGCGGCAGGCCCGATTCCTCGGCCGCGGCGCGGGCGACGGCCATCGACACGGCCAGCGTGGCGTTGGCGCCCAGGCGGGCCTTGTTCTCGGTACCGTCCAGGTCGATCATGGTGCGGTCGAGGAACGCCTGCTCGCTGGCGTCCAGGCCCAGCACGGCTTCGGAGATCTCGGTGTTGATGTTCTCGACGGCCTTGAGCACGCCCTTGCCGAGGTAGCGGCTCTTGTCGCCGTCGCGCAGCTCGATGGCCTCGCGCGAGCCGGTGGACGCGCCCGAGGGCACGGCCGCGCGGCCCATGGTGCCGCTCTCCAGCAGCACGTCGCACTCGACGGTGGGGTTGCCGCGGCTGTCGAGGATCTCTCGCCCGACGATGTCAACGATGGCACTCATTTTGGAAGTTCTCCGGTTTTGAAAATTCTTGGGGACGTGGTGGCATGCGCCCGGTGCAGGCGCGGCCCGGACCCTACAGGCCTTCGACCACGATCATGCGCATGACGGCGGCGCCCTGGCGCGCGGCGCGCGCCTTGCCGTATTCGGGCGAGTCGTTGAAGCGTCGGGCCGCCTCGACCGACGGGAACTTGAGAATCACGATGCGTTGGGGCGCCCAGTCGCCCTCCAGCACCTCGACCGCGCCGCCGCGCACGCACACCTCGGCGCCGTGCGCCTGCATGGCCGCGCTGGACCACTTCTTGTAGTCCTCGTACTGGACCGGGTCGGTGACCTCGACATTGGCGATGATGTAGGCGCTGGTCATGACTGGAAGCTGTCCTCGAGGAAGGCGTTCTGCTTGGTGACCCGGTCGAGCGCGACGAGCGTCTCGAGCAGGGCCTTCATGTGCCTGAGCGGCACGGCATTGGGGCCGTCGCTCATGGCCTTGGACGGATCGGGATGCGTCTCCATGAACAGGCCCGCGACGCCGACGGCCACCGCCGCGCGCGAGAGCACCGGGACCATCTCGCGCTGGCCGCCCGAACTCGTGCCCTGGCCGCCGGGCAGCTGCACCGAATGCGTGGCGTCGAACACGACCGGCGCGTTCGTCTCGCGCATGATCGCGAGCGAGCGCATGTCGGAGACGAGGTTGTTGTAGCCGAAGCTCGCCCCGCGTTCGCAGGCCATGAAGCTGTCTTCCGGCAGTCCCTTCTCGCGGGCGGCGGCGCGTGCCTTGTCGATCACGTTCTTCATGTCGTGCGGCGCCAGGAACTGCCCCTTCTTGATGTTCACCGGCTTGCCCGACTGCGCCACGGCGCGGATGAAATCGGTCTGGCGGCACAGGAACGCCGGCGTCTGCAGCACGTCGACCACCTTCGCGGCGGCGGTGATGTCGTCCTCGGTATGGACGTCGGTGAGCACCGGCACGCCCAGCTCGCGCCGCACGGTGGCCAGGATCTCCAGGCCCTTCTCGCGGCCCGGACCGCGAAAGGTCGTGCCGGAGGAGCGGTTGGCCTTGTCGAAGCTGCTCTTGAAGATGAACGGGATGCCCAGCGCGGCCGTGATCTCCTTGAGCTGGCCGGCGACGTCCATCTGCAGCTGCTCGGATTCGATCACGCAGGGACCGGCGATGAGGAAGAAGGGCTGGTCGAGCCCGATGTCGAATCCGCAGAGTTTCATGCGACGGCCTTCAGTGCGTTCTTTTGACTGCCATGGTGTTCCAGCGCGGCCTTGATGAACGCGTTGAACAGCGGGTGGCCGCCCCAGGGGGTGGACTTGAATTCGGGATGGAACTGCACGCCGACATACCATGGATGCACGTCCGTGGGCAGCTCGACGATCTCGGTGAGGTGCTCGCGCTGGGTGCGCGCGGAGATCACCAGCCCGGCCTTGCGCAGGTCGTCGAGGTAGTTGACGTTGGCCTCGTAGCGGTGGCGATGGCGCTCGGTGACGACGTCGCCGTAGATGCCGTGGGCCAGCGTGCCCTCGGTGACGTCGGAACTCTGCGCGCCCAGGCGCATGGTGCCGCCGAGGTCGGACTTCGCGTCGCGCGTCTTGACCGTGCCGTCGGCGTCCTTCCACTCGGTGATGAGGGCGATGACCGGGGCGGGGGTGTCGGGGTCGAACTCGGTGCTGTTGGCGTTCTTCAGGCCCGCGACGTTGCGGGCGTATTCGATGGTCGCGACCTGCATGCCCAGGCAGATGCCGAGGTAGGGCACCTTGTTCTCGCGGGCGAAGCGCGCGGTCGAGATCTTGCCCTCGACGCCACGCTGGCCGAAGCCGCCGGGCACCAGGATGCCGTCGTACTTGTTCAGGCGCGAGATCTCCTGCGGCGTGATGGTCTCGGAGTCGATGTACTCGATCTTCACCCGCGCGTGGTTCTTCATGCCGGCGTGGCGCAGGGCCTCGTTGACCGACTTGTAGCTGTCCGACAGGTCGACGTACTTGCCCACCATGGCGATCATCACCTCGCGCTGCGGATGTTCGACCTCGTACACCAGGTCGTCCCAGCGCTTGAGCTTGGCCGGCGGCGTGTTGATGCGCAGCTTGTCGCAGATCAGGCCGTCCAGGCCCTGTTCGTGCAGCATGCGCGGCACCTTGTAGATGGTGTCGACGTCCCACATCGAGATCACGCCCCATTCGGGCACGTTCGAGAACAGCGAGATCTTGGCGCGCTCGTCGTCGGGGATGGGGCGGTCGGCGCGGCACAGCAGCACGTCGGCCTGGATGCCGATGGCGCGCAGTTCCTTGGCGGTGTGCTGGGTCGGCTTGGTCTTGAGTTCGCCGGCCGCGGCGATCCACGGCACGTACGACAGGTGCACGAACGCCGAGTTGTTGGGCCCGTTGCGCAGGCTCATCTGGCGCACGGCCTCCAGGAAGGGCAGCGATTCGATGTCGCCCACCGTGCCGCCGATCTCGACGATGGCCACGTCGACCTCGTGCTGCGTGCCGATGCCCGCGCCGCGCTTGACGTATTCCTGGATCTCGTTGGTGATGTGCGGGATCACCTGCACCGTCTTGCCGAGGTAGTCGCCGCGGCGCTCCTTCTCCAGCACCGACTTGTAGATCTGGCCGGTGGTGAAGTTGTTGGCCTTGCGCATCCGGGTGTTGATGAAACGCTCGTAGTGGCCGAGGTCGAGGTCGGTCTCGGCGCCGTCGTCGGTCACGAACACCTCGCCGTGCTGGAACGGCGACATCGTGCCGGGGTCGACGTTGATGTAGGGATCGAGCTTGATGAGGGTGACCCGGAGACCCCGGGATTCAAGCAGCGCGGCGAGCGAGGCGGAGGCGATTCCCTTGCCCAGGGAAGACACCACACCGCCGGTGACGAAGACGAATTTGGTCATGCCAGTACCGGGCCAGAACACCCGGACAGTGGGAAATCGGAATTATAGGTGGGCGACTTAAACTCCCCCGCATGCAAGACCTCACGGGCAAACACATCGTCCTCGGGCTCACGGGCGGCGTGGCCTGCTACAAGTCCGCCGAGCTGTGCCGGCTGTTCGTCAAGGCGGGCGCCGTCGTCCAGGTGGTGATGACCGAGGCGGCCACGCGGTTCATCACGCCGGTCACGATGCAGGCGCTGTCGGGCCGGCCGGTCTACGTCTCGCAGTGGGACGCGCGCGAAGCCAACAACATGCCGCACATCAACCTCGGGCGCGACGCCGACGCCATCGTGCTCGCGCCGTGCAGCGCCGATTTCGTCGCGCGGCTGGTCGCCGGTCGCAGCGACGAGCTGCTCAGCCTGCTGTGCCTGGCGCGCCCGGCCGAACGCGTGCCGCTGCTGATCGCGCCGGCCATGAACCGCGAGATGTGGAGCCATCCGGCCACGCGGCGCAACCTGGCGCAGGTGGCGGCCGACGGCGCGACGGTGCTGGGCGTGGGCAGCGGCGAGCAGGCCTGCGGCGAGACCGGCGACGGCCGCATGCTGGAGCCCGAGCAGCTCTTGGAGGACGTCGTCGCGTCGTTCCAGCCGAAGGTGCTGGCCGGCCAGCACGTGCTGGTGACGGCCGGACCGACCTTCGAGGCGCTCGATCCGATCCGCGGCATCACCAATCACTCGTCGGGCAAGATGGGTTTCGCCATCGCCCGCGCCGCGCGCGAGGCCGGCGCGGAAGTCACGCTGGTGGCCGGCCCGGTGCACCTGCCCACGCCGCGCGGCGTGCGTCGCATCGACGTGACGTCGGCGCGCCAGATGCTCGACGCGACGCTCGCGCAGTCGCCCGCCGCGACGGTGTTCGTCGCCACGGCCGCCGTCGCCGACTGGCGTCCGGCGACATCGAGCGAACACAAGATCAAGAAGGACGGCAGCGGCCGGCCGCCAGTGCTGGCGTTCGCCGAGAACACCGACATCCTGGCGACCGTGGCGCAGGGCGCGCGCGCGCGGGACCGGCGCCTGTACTGCGTCGGTTTCGCGGCCGAGAGCGAACACCTCTCGGCCCACGCGCGCGCCAAGCGCGAGCGCAAGGGCATCCCGCTGCTGGTGGGCAACATCGGCCCGCTGGCCTTCGGGCAGGACGACAACAGCCTGCTGCTGGTGGACGAGCAGGGCGAGCGCGAGCTGCCTCGCGCGCCCAAGCTCGCGCTGGCGCGCGCCCTGGTGCAGGAGATCGCCGGACGCCTGCCGGCGTGGAAGGCGGGCGCATGATCCGCGCCGACTGGGCCACGCCGCCCGATGGCGACTTCGCCCGCTACGTCGACCAGCTGATGGCGCGCGCCGCCCAGGCCCGCCTGCAGGCGTCGGGCACGCCGGTGGAGGGGTTCGACGGCGCGTCGCAGGCGCCCGGCGTGCCGTCGGTCGATCCGCGCGCGCGGCGCCCCGGCACCTTCGACCGATCGCCCGGCCGGCCGGAGGTCCCGGCGCGACCGGCCTGGACCGACGCCGTCGCGCGCGGCGTGCGGCGCTGGGCCCTGCCGGCGGGCGCGAACACCGATGTCGCTTCTGTAGGCTGGAGCGGATGGCTGCGGGAATGGGCGCGCGCGGCCGCGACCACGCCGCCGCCATCGTCCGGCGGCGCCTCCCGCCAACACGATTCCCGATTGAACCGACCACTCCGAAAGCCATGAAAGTCGACGTCCGAATCCTCGATCCGCGCATGGCGGATGCGCTTCCCGCCTATGCGACCCCCGGCAGCGCCGGGCTCGACCTGCGCGCCTGCCTCGACGCGCCGGTGACCCTGGCGCCCAACGCCTGGCAGCTCGTCGGCACCGGCCTGGCGATCCACCTGGCCGATCCGGCGTACGCCGCGCTGATCCTGCCGCGCTCGGGCCTCGGCCACAAGCACGGCATCGTGCTGGGCAACCTGGTCGGCCTGATCGACAGCGACTACCAGGGCGAACTCAAGATCAGCGCCTGGAACCGCAGCGACACCACCTTCACGATCCAGCCGATGGAGCGGCTCGCGCAACTGGTCATCGTGCCCGTCGTCCAGGCGTCGTTCAACGTCGTCGCGGATTTCGCGCCCAGCCAGCGCGGCGAGGGCGGCTACGGTTCGACCGGGCGCGCCTGAGCGGTGGCGTGCGAAGCCCGGAACTCCCGGGCCCGGTGCGCACTCCCACCGCTCATCCATCACCACCGTCATCGCCGTCCGACCCTCTCGACCGGATCGGACATCCCCAGGAGCAACAGCGCCATGAAGAAGACATCCCTGCCGACCCCGTTCCGTTCCCTGTCCCTGGGCGCCGCCGTCGTGGCGCTCGCCACGCTCACGGCCTGCGCCTCGCCCGGCCCGGCCTACGAGACGGCCCGCTACCCCTATCACCCGCACGCCCGCCCGATCGCGCAGAACCCCTACGTCGACTACGGCCGCATCGCCAACATCGAGGTCGTGCGCAGCGAGACGCAAGGTGCCGGCACGTCGGGCGGCGGCGCCATCGCCGGCGGCCTGCTGGGCGGGGTCGTGGGCAACCAGTTCGGCGGGGGCGGCGGTCGCGCGGCCATGACGGCGCTGGGCGTGGTGGGGGGCGCGCTGCTGGGCAACCGCGTCGAATCCAACAACAACGCGCCGCGCGCCTACGAGACCTATCGCATCTCCGTGCAGACCGACCAGGGCGGCTATCGCGCTTTCGACGTGCCCACGCCGGGCGACCTGCGCACGGGCGACCGGGTGCGCATCGAGAACAACCAGCTCTCCAGGTACTGAGCCTCGCGCCCGCCGAGCCGGGAAGCCGGGACCGCGCGCCCGGTTTTTCGTCGTCCGGTCCCGCGCCGCACGACGTTCCGGGCCGCTGCGGCCGTGGTCCGGTTCAGTGCAGCAGGTCGCCCCCCGGGGCCTTGGGCGCGATGCTGAAGAAACCGGTGCCGGCGGTTCCGCTGCCGATCTCGTCCTCGGTCGCCTCGCGCACCGAACGCACCGTCAGGTCGAGCCGCAGCGCGATGCCCGCGAGCGGGTGGTTGCCGTCGAGCACGAGGTGGTCCGGATAGACCTCGCTGACGGTGTAGATCGCGTCGCGCGGGATGTCCGGACTGGTGCCGGCGGGCAGGGCGGCGCCGTCGAAGGTCATGCCTTCCTCGGTGCCTTCGGGGAAGAGGGTGCGCGGTTCCAGGAACAGCAGCTGGTCGTTGAAGTCGCCGAAGGCCTGCTCTGGCTCCAGCTGCAGCTGCACGCGGGCACCGGGCTCGTGGCCCTGGAGCACCGCCTCGATCG harbors:
- a CDS encoding tripartite tricarboxylate transporter substrate binding protein; translated protein: MKPSRFWSALALVAATGLAAAQGYPSKPIRMIVGFPPGGGIDFAARTVQVPMQEALKGTIVIDYRPGASGMIAATELARQPADGYTLLLANTGPFAIAPYLQSKPPYDPIRQFTYVGQISQGSYIAVTRPDHPARDLKEFVAWARNQPGKVNFASGGNGTSTHLNGELMNQVTGLDMTHVPYKGSAPAVQDLIGGQTQILIDAGSVLLPQLKGGKLKALAVTGPKRDPELPGVPTVAELGLAGMESVGFQGIVGPAGMPRDVVDRIAGELAKALAQPDIKARFAAAGAEVHPSGPAEFAAFVKADSEKWSRLIRERKLQLD
- a CDS encoding ferritin-like domain-containing protein, whose product is MHPRLGALAALRLTDPDAKMAATRELAARVLGDPVGRAGPDAASTLATPVRVPGDDLGVPGRPERPLRVPATAVAQRSPFTAAGRAVLVHAICHIEFNAVNLALDAAWRYDGLPEAYYRDWLRVADEEALHFTLLRDHLRTLGHDYGDFPGHDGLWAMCEKTRDDATARMALVPRTLEARGLDATPLIQAKLRRANAPDALAAVAILDVILRDEVGHVAIGNRWYRWLCERDGIDPVAHYRVLYRRHEAPRLRAPFNLEARARAGFTAEELRELALEDPSPSR
- a CDS encoding gamma carbonic anhydrase family protein; the encoded protein is MALYELDGVAPRLADGAWVADSAQVIGRVVLGENASVWFGAVLRGDNEALTIGRDTNVQDGSVLHSDMGSPLTLGEGVTVGHQVMLHGCTVGDNSLIGIQAVILNKARIGRNSIVGAGAVVTEGKEFPDNSLIIGAPAKLVRVLDEEAAVKLRESARHYVENAHRYAQGLRKISD
- a CDS encoding Hsp33 family molecular chaperone HslO, which translates into the protein MSELHKFLFDGLPVRGMIVRLTDAWQEILARRASNTTTGAYPPPVAELLGEMTAAATLMQANIKFNGSLILQVFGDGPVKVVVAEVKPDMSLRATATVVGELPADARLPDMVNVHNKGRCAITLEPRSRLPGQQPYQGVVPLFGDQGEKLDRLSDVLQHYMLQSEQLDTTLVLAADDKVAAGLLIQRLPVKGEGNLEGTSERDTNPANEDEIGRNEDYNRISILASSLTRDELLTLDVETILRRLFWEEKLLRFEPQTGAEGPRFVCTCGRERVANMIRGLGVEEAEDILAERGDIEVGCDFCGRQYRFDAVDTAQIFTAPGDQLPPPRTVQ
- a CDS encoding ATP-binding protein, producing MTPTLARGCVIAVLGAESTGKTWLAEAIAGRLARRGVATTFVGEYLREWCDREARVPRPHEQAAIAAEQTRRIAQAAAHGVVVADTTALMTAVYSDMLFRDDSLYADAFLAQRACAMTLLTALDLPWVADGLQRDGPHVREPVDAMVRAALGRAGVAYSVVHGSGAQRLTNAWNALNLAAQADPSPPGSPAAGASGRVRWSCDKCSDPVCEHRMFTDLLGRRA
- the pnuC gene encoding nicotinamide riboside transporter PnuC, yielding MSDFLSAPAFVLWGAPASWLELAAALLALVMVGCNMREIHWGWPLAIASSLLYFFVFSQARIYGDASLQIFFALVAFWGWLQWLRGRRGDGGALRVMRLSPRGIAWTLAACALVWPAVSLFLHRFTDTDVPWWDGFATGLSLVGQFLLGRKFIENWLVWIAVNVVSVGLFIHKGLWLTVGLYGVFIALSIAGFLAWRRRLPARAPIAAA
- the ftsB gene encoding cell division protein FtsB — translated: MRSRVVPIVLVVLLLVLQSQLWMGRGSVRDVAQLEAKLRAQKESNARAALANDRLSSEVNDLKVGMEMVEERARQELGMVRPDEVFVQITR
- the eno gene encoding phosphopyruvate hydratase, translating into MSAIVDIVGREILDSRGNPTVECDVLLESGTMGRAAVPSGASTGSREAIELRDGDKSRYLGKGVLKAVENINTEISEAVLGLDASEQAFLDRTMIDLDGTENKARLGANATLAVSMAVARAAAEESGLPLYRYFGGMGGMQLPVPMMNVINGGAHANNSLDLQEFMIIPVGAKSFREAVRYGAETFHALKKILGDRGISTAVGDEGGFAPSVASHEEAIQLILEAIDKAGFVAGEQIALGLDCAASEFYKDGKYVLSGENLTLSAESWTDMLATWVDKYPIISIEDGMHEGDWDGWKHLTERLGQRVQLVGDDLFVTNTKILQEGIEKRIANSILIKINQIGTLTETFAAIEMAKRAGYTAVISHRSGETEDSTIADIAVGTNAGQIKTGSLSRSDRIAKYNQLLRIEEDLGDVASYPGRAAFYNLR
- a CDS encoding DUF1330 domain-containing protein, with the protein product MTSAYIIANVEVTDPVQYEDYKKWSSAAMQAHGAEVCVRGGAVEVLEGDWAPQRIVILKFPSVEAARRFNDSPEYGKARAARQGAAVMRMIVVEGL
- the kdsA gene encoding 3-deoxy-8-phosphooctulonate synthase; this encodes MKLCGFDIGLDQPFFLIAGPCVIESEQLQMDVAGQLKEITAALGIPFIFKSSFDKANRSSGTTFRGPGREKGLEILATVRRELGVPVLTDVHTEDDITAAAKVVDVLQTPAFLCRQTDFIRAVAQSGKPVNIKKGQFLAPHDMKNVIDKARAAAREKGLPEDSFMACERGASFGYNNLVSDMRSLAIMRETNAPVVFDATHSVQLPGGQGTSSGGQREMVPVLSRAAVAVGVAGLFMETHPDPSKAMSDGPNAVPLRHMKALLETLVALDRVTKQNAFLEDSFQS